A genomic window from Pantoea alhagi includes:
- the purB gene encoding adenylosuccinate lyase: protein MELSSLTAVSPVDGRYGDKVSPLRGIFSEFGLLKFRVAVEVRWLQKLAATAEIKEVPAFDADANAYLDAIVANFNENDAARIKTIERTTNHDVKAVEYFLKEKVADVPALHAVSEFIHFACTSEDINNLSHALMLETARREVILPYWTQLIDAVKDLAHQYRDIPLLSRTHGQPATPSTLGKEMANVAYRMTRQLRQLEQVEILGKINGAVGNYNAHLAAYPEVDWHQLSESFVTSLGISWNPYTTQIEPHDYIAELFDCIARFNTILIDFDRDIWGYIALNHFKQKTIAGEIGSSTMPHKVNPIDFENSEGNLGLANAVMQHLATKLPVSRWQRDLTDSTVLRNLGVGVGYALIAYQATLKGISKLEVNRDRLLAELDQNWEVLAEPIQTVMRRYGIEKPYEKLKELTRGKRVDAAGMQAFIDSLALPEEEKTRLKQMTPANYLGRAVQMVDDLK from the coding sequence ATGGAATTATCCTCTCTGACCGCCGTCTCACCTGTCGATGGTCGTTACGGCGACAAAGTCAGCCCACTGCGTGGCATTTTCAGCGAGTTCGGCCTGCTGAAATTCCGCGTTGCGGTTGAAGTTCGCTGGTTACAAAAACTGGCCGCGACTGCAGAGATCAAGGAAGTTCCTGCTTTTGACGCTGACGCAAACGCTTACCTTGACGCGATTGTGGCTAATTTTAATGAAAATGATGCTGCGCGCATCAAAACCATTGAACGCACCACTAACCACGACGTTAAAGCGGTTGAGTATTTCCTGAAAGAAAAAGTGGCCGATGTACCGGCGCTGCATGCCGTTTCCGAATTTATCCACTTTGCCTGTACTTCTGAGGATATCAATAACCTCTCTCATGCACTGATGCTGGAAACCGCCCGCCGTGAAGTGATTCTGCCTTACTGGACGCAGCTGATTGACGCGGTAAAAGATCTGGCGCATCAGTATCGCGATATTCCGCTGCTGTCACGTACTCACGGTCAGCCTGCAACCCCCTCTACGCTGGGCAAAGAGATGGCGAACGTCGCTTACCGTATGACGCGTCAGCTGCGTCAGCTGGAGCAGGTAGAGATTCTGGGCAAAATCAACGGCGCGGTAGGAAACTATAACGCCCATCTGGCAGCCTATCCGGAAGTGGACTGGCATCAGCTGAGCGAATCTTTCGTCACCTCGCTGGGCATCAGCTGGAACCCCTACACCACCCAGATCGAGCCGCACGACTATATTGCTGAACTGTTTGACTGTATTGCGCGCTTCAACACCATTCTGATCGATTTCGATCGCGATATCTGGGGTTATATCGCGCTGAATCACTTCAAACAGAAAACCATCGCGGGTGAAATTGGCTCCTCGACCATGCCGCATAAAGTTAACCCGATCGATTTTGAAAACTCAGAAGGCAACCTCGGCCTGGCGAATGCCGTTATGCAGCATCTGGCGACCAAGCTGCCGGTTTCCCGCTGGCAGCGCGATCTGACCGATTCCACCGTGCTGCGTAATCTGGGCGTGGGTGTGGGTTATGCGCTTATCGCCTATCAGGCGACGCTGAAAGGCATCTCTAAGCTGGAAGTTAACCGCGATCGCCTGCTGGCGGAGCTGGACCAGAACTGGGAAGTGCTGGCAGAGCCGATTCAGACCGTGATGCGTCGTTACGGCATTGAAAAGCCGTATGAAAAGCTGAAAGAGCTGACGCGCGGTAAACGCGTGGACGCGGCTGGCATGCAGGCGTTTATTGACAGCCTGGCGCTGCCGGAAGAAGAGAAAACCCGTCTCAAGCAGATGACCCCGGCAAACTACCTGGGCCGCGCTGTGCAGATGGTTGACGATCTGAAGTAA
- the phoP gene encoding two-component system response regulator PhoP yields the protein MRVLVVEDNGLLRHHLSVQLREMGHQVDAAEDAKEADYFLAEHSPDITLVDLGLPDEDGMTLIRRWRAQEVKQPILVLTAREGWQAKVEALEAGADDYVTKPFHIEEVVARMQALMRRNSGLASQIINLAPFHIDLSRRELTVNDQSIKLTAFEYTIIETLIRNVGKVVSKDSLMLQLYPDAELRESHTIDVLMGRLRKKIQAAYPQEVITTVRGQGYRFDI from the coding sequence ATGCGCGTTTTGGTTGTAGAGGATAACGGTTTACTGCGTCATCACCTCTCTGTACAGCTGCGTGAAATGGGCCATCAGGTCGATGCGGCTGAAGATGCAAAAGAGGCGGATTATTTTCTGGCTGAACATTCGCCCGATATTACGCTGGTCGATTTGGGGCTGCCCGATGAAGATGGGATGACGTTAATCCGTCGCTGGCGCGCTCAGGAAGTTAAGCAACCGATCCTGGTCCTGACCGCGCGCGAAGGCTGGCAGGCGAAAGTGGAAGCGCTGGAGGCCGGAGCGGATGATTATGTCACCAAGCCTTTCCATATTGAGGAAGTCGTGGCGCGTATGCAGGCGCTGATGCGGCGCAACAGCGGGCTGGCCTCGCAAATTATCAATCTTGCCCCTTTTCATATCGATCTCTCACGCCGTGAACTGACGGTAAACGATCAGTCAATCAAACTGACCGCCTTTGAATACACCATTATCGAAACGCTGATCCGTAACGTAGGCAAAGTGGTCAGTAAAGATTCGCTGATGTTGCAGCTTTATCCCGATGCAGAGCTGCGTGAAAGCCATACGATTGATGTGCTAATGGGTCGGCTGCGTAAAAAAATACAGGCGGCTTATCCGCAGGAAGTGATCACTACGGTTCGCGGTCAGGGTTATCGCTTCGATATTTAA